A window of the Streptomyces sp. Ag109_O5-10 genome harbors these coding sequences:
- the nuoF gene encoding NADH-quinone oxidoreductase subunit NuoF, with protein sequence MTVVPDLKDTSPEKLLAPVLSAFWDEDRSWTLDVYRRHEGYEGLRKALAMSPDDLIAYVKESGLRGRGGAGFPTGMKWQFIPQGDGKPHYLVVNADESEPGTCKDIPLLFANPHSLIEGIVIACYAIRSSHAFIYLRGEVVPVLRRLHEAVREAYAAGYLGENILGSGLDLQLTVHAGAGAYICGEETALLDSLEGRRGQPRLRPPFPAVEGLYACPTVVNNVESIASVPAILHKGKEWFRSMGSEKSPGFTLYSLSGHVASPGQYEAPLGITLRQLLDMSGGMRPGHRLKFWTPGGSSTPMFTDEHLDVPLDYEGVGAAGSMLGTKALQCFDETTCVVRAVTRWTEFYAHESCGKCTPCREGTYWLVQLLRDIEAGKGVMSDLDKLNDIADNINGKSFCALGDGAASPIFSSLKYFREEYEQHITGRGCPFDPAKSTAWADRPEVNA encoded by the coding sequence ATGACGGTGGTACCCGACCTCAAGGACACCAGCCCCGAGAAGCTGCTCGCACCCGTGCTGTCGGCCTTCTGGGACGAGGACCGGTCCTGGACGCTCGACGTCTACCGGAGGCACGAGGGATACGAGGGGCTCCGCAAGGCGCTCGCCATGTCACCGGACGACCTGATCGCCTACGTCAAGGAGTCCGGACTGCGCGGCCGCGGCGGCGCGGGATTCCCCACCGGGATGAAGTGGCAGTTCATTCCGCAGGGAGACGGCAAACCGCACTATCTAGTTGTCAACGCCGACGAATCGGAGCCCGGGACCTGCAAGGACATCCCGCTCCTGTTCGCCAACCCGCACAGCCTCATCGAGGGCATCGTGATCGCGTGCTACGCCATCCGGTCGTCGCATGCCTTCATCTACCTGCGTGGTGAAGTCGTCCCCGTCCTGCGGCGGTTGCACGAGGCCGTGCGCGAGGCCTACGCGGCCGGCTACCTCGGCGAGAACATCCTCGGCAGCGGACTCGACCTGCAGCTCACCGTGCACGCCGGCGCCGGCGCGTACATCTGCGGTGAGGAGACCGCACTGCTCGACTCGCTCGAAGGCCGCCGCGGTCAACCGCGACTGCGTCCCCCCTTCCCTGCCGTCGAAGGGCTCTATGCCTGCCCGACTGTTGTGAACAACGTCGAGTCCATCGCCTCGGTTCCCGCCATCCTCCACAAGGGCAAGGAATGGTTCAGGTCGATGGGGAGCGAGAAGTCGCCCGGCTTCACGCTCTACTCCCTCAGCGGCCACGTCGCGAGCCCCGGCCAGTACGAGGCACCGCTCGGCATCACCCTGCGCCAGCTCCTAGACATGAGCGGCGGGATGCGGCCGGGCCACCGCCTGAAGTTCTGGACCCCGGGCGGCTCCTCGACGCCCATGTTCACCGACGAGCACCTCGACGTCCCCCTCGACTACGAAGGGGTGGGCGCCGCGGGCTCCATGCTCGGCACCAAGGCACTCCAGTGCTTCGACGAGACCACCTGCGTGGTGCGCGCCGTCACCCGCTGGACCGAGTTCTACGCCCACGAGTCCTGCGGCAAGTGCACCCCCTGCCGCGAAGGCACCTACTGGCTCGTGCAGTTGCTCCGCGACATCGAGGCCGGCAAGGGCGTGATGTCCGACCTCGACAAGCTGAACGACATCGCCGACAACATCAACGGCAAGTCCTTCTGCGCCCTCGGCGACGGCGCGGCGTCCCCGATCTTCTCCTCGCTCAAGTACTTCCGCGAGGAGTACGAACAGCACATCACGGG
- the nuoE gene encoding NADH-quinone oxidoreductase subunit NuoE — MTTSSSERGISLGMPELPAPAYPDDVRARLEADARDIVARYPDSRSALLPLLHLVQAEEGHVTRTGMQFCADVLELTTAEVTAVATFYTMYRRKPSGDYQVGVCTNTLCAVMGGDAIFETLQEHLGVGNGETTGDGKVTLEHIECNAACDFAPVVMVNWEFFDNQTPASAKRLVDDLRAGRDVEPTRGARLCTFKETARILAGFPDERPGAVEEGGSAGPASLVGLRLARGEAAPARVVHPRGGPQEGAPDRQDRSAHEPSPAEHLSSHDAPQETSASDPSHPAGTAAEEGE; from the coding sequence GTGACCACTTCTTCCTCGGAGCGCGGAATCAGCCTGGGCATGCCCGAGCTGCCCGCGCCCGCCTACCCGGACGACGTCCGGGCCCGCCTGGAGGCGGACGCGCGCGACATCGTCGCCCGCTACCCCGACTCCCGGTCCGCCCTGCTGCCGTTGCTGCACCTCGTGCAGGCGGAGGAAGGGCACGTCACGCGCACCGGGATGCAGTTCTGCGCGGACGTCCTGGAGCTGACCACGGCCGAGGTCACCGCCGTCGCCACCTTCTACACCATGTACCGGCGCAAGCCCTCCGGCGACTACCAGGTGGGCGTCTGCACCAACACGCTGTGCGCGGTCATGGGCGGCGACGCGATCTTCGAGACCCTCCAGGAGCACCTGGGCGTCGGCAACGGCGAGACCACCGGCGACGGCAAGGTCACCCTGGAGCACATCGAGTGCAACGCGGCCTGCGACTTCGCGCCCGTCGTGATGGTCAACTGGGAGTTCTTCGACAACCAGACCCCGGCCAGCGCCAAACGCCTCGTCGACGACCTGCGCGCGGGCCGGGACGTTGAGCCCACCCGCGGCGCCCGGCTGTGCACCTTCAAGGAGACCGCGCGGATCCTGGCCGGCTTCCCCGACGAGCGGCCCGGAGCCGTGGAGGAGGGCGGGAGTGCGGGACCCGCGTCGCTGGTGGGCCTCCGCCTGGCAAGGGGTGAGGCCGCACCCGCGCGCGTGGTCCATCCGCGCGGAGGTCCGCAGGAGGGAGCGCCGGACCGGCAGGACCGGTCGGCGCACGAGCCGTCGCCGGCCGAGCACCTCAGTTCCCATGACGCACCGCAGGAGACCTCGGCCTCCGACCCGTCGCACCCGGCAGGGACTGCCGCCGAGGAGGGGGAGTGA
- a CDS encoding NADH-quinone oxidoreductase subunit D: MSTQSAAARETTEGTVYTVTGGDWDEIVQSAARADDERIVVNMGPQHPSTHGVLRLILEIDGETVTEARCGIGYLHTGIEKNLEFRTWTQGTTFVTRMDYLTSFFNETGYCLAVEKLLGIEDQISERASIIRVLLMELNRLSSHLVCIATGGMELGATTIMIYGFRDREMILDLYELITGLRMNHAYIRPGGLAQDLPPGAVDQIREFVKKMRKNLPEYDKLATGNPIFKARMQDIGYLDLAGCMALGATGPILRAAGLPHDLRKAQPYCGYETYDFEIPTADTCDAYGRFLVRLEEMRQSLGIVEQCLDRLQPGPVMVADKKIAWPAQLALGPDGLGNSLDHIKKIMGTSMEALIHHFKLVTEGFRVPPGQAYTAVESPKGELGVHAVSDGGTRPYRVHFRDPSFTNLQAMAAMCEGGQVADVIVAVASIDPVMGGVDR, from the coding sequence GTGAGCACACAGTCAGCAGCCGCCCGCGAAACCACCGAGGGCACCGTCTACACGGTCACCGGCGGCGACTGGGACGAGATCGTCCAGTCCGCGGCCCGCGCCGACGACGAGCGCATCGTCGTCAACATGGGTCCCCAGCACCCGTCCACCCATGGAGTGCTCCGCCTCATCCTGGAGATCGACGGCGAGACGGTCACCGAGGCCCGCTGCGGCATCGGCTACCTGCACACCGGCATCGAGAAGAACCTCGAGTTCCGGACGTGGACGCAGGGCACCACGTTCGTGACGCGCATGGACTACCTGACGTCCTTCTTCAACGAGACCGGCTACTGTCTCGCCGTCGAGAAGCTCCTCGGCATCGAGGACCAGATCAGCGAGCGCGCCAGCATCATCAGGGTGCTCCTGATGGAGCTCAACCGGCTCTCCTCCCACCTGGTGTGCATCGCCACCGGCGGCATGGAACTCGGCGCCACCACGATCATGATCTACGGCTTCCGTGATCGTGAAATGATTCTCGATCTCTACGAACTCATCACCGGCCTGCGGATGAACCACGCGTACATCCGCCCCGGCGGCCTCGCCCAGGACCTGCCGCCCGGCGCCGTCGACCAGATCCGCGAGTTCGTGAAGAAGATGCGCAAGAACCTCCCGGAGTACGACAAGCTCGCCACCGGGAACCCCATCTTCAAGGCCCGCATGCAGGACATCGGCTACCTCGACCTGGCCGGCTGCATGGCCCTCGGCGCCACCGGACCGATCCTGCGTGCCGCGGGCCTGCCGCACGACCTGCGCAAGGCACAGCCCTACTGCGGCTACGAGACGTACGACTTCGAGATCCCGACCGCCGACACCTGCGACGCCTACGGCCGCTTCCTGGTCCGCCTGGAGGAGATGCGCCAGTCGCTCGGGATCGTCGAGCAGTGCCTGGACCGGCTCCAGCCCGGGCCGGTCATGGTCGCCGACAAGAAGATCGCCTGGCCCGCCCAGCTCGCCCTCGGGCCGGACGGACTCGGCAACTCCCTCGACCACATCAAGAAGATCATGGGCACCTCCATGGAGGCCCTGATCCACCACTTCAAGCTCGTCACCGAGGGCTTCCGGGTCCCGCCCGGCCAGGCCTACACGGCCGTCGAGTCACCCAAGGGCGAGCTCGGCGTGCACGCCGTGTCCGACGGCGGCACCCGTCCCTACCGGGTCCACTTCCGCGACCCGTCCTTCACCAACCTGCAGGCCATGGCGGCGATGTGCGAGGGCGGCCAGGTCGCCGACGTCATCGTCGCCGTCGCGTCCATCGACCCCGTGATGGGAGGCGTCGACCGGTGA
- a CDS encoding NADH-quinone oxidoreductase subunit C, whose amino-acid sequence MSDANGHNGVNPEKDLAADNLPGQRGQGGEEIRVQRGMFGANNGGDTSGYGGLVRSVRLPGPATRPYGGWFDEVADELEGALEEQGLLPDNAIEKTVVDRGELTFHIEREHLPRVARTLRDDPALRFELCTGVSGVHYLHDKGRELHAVYHLRSITHNRLIRLEVSAPDADPHIPSLVSVYPTNDWHERETYDFFGIVFDGHPALTRIMMPDDWQGHPQRKDYPLGGIPVEYKGAQIPAPDQRRSYS is encoded by the coding sequence GTGAGCGACGCGAACGGCCACAACGGGGTCAACCCCGAGAAGGACCTGGCCGCCGACAACCTCCCGGGTCAGCGCGGCCAGGGCGGAGAGGAGATCCGCGTCCAGCGCGGCATGTTCGGCGCCAACAACGGCGGCGACACCTCCGGCTACGGCGGCCTGGTCCGCTCGGTGCGCCTCCCGGGACCGGCCACCCGCCCCTACGGCGGCTGGTTCGACGAGGTCGCCGACGAACTGGAGGGCGCGCTGGAGGAGCAGGGACTGCTCCCGGACAACGCCATCGAGAAGACGGTCGTCGACCGCGGCGAACTCACCTTCCACATCGAACGCGAGCACCTGCCGCGCGTCGCCCGCACCCTGCGCGACGACCCCGCCCTGCGCTTCGAACTGTGCACCGGCGTCAGCGGCGTCCACTACCTGCACGACAAGGGCCGCGAGCTGCACGCCGTCTACCACCTGCGCTCGATCACCCACAACCGGCTGATCCGCCTGGAGGTCAGCGCCCCGGACGCCGACCCGCACATCCCGTCCCTGGTCTCCGTCTATCCGACCAACGACTGGCACGAACGCGAGACCTACGACTTCTTCGGGATCGTCTTCGACGGTCACCCGGCCCTGACGCGGATCATGATGCCGGACGACTGGCAGGGCCATCCGCAGCGCAAGGACTACCCCCTCGGCGGCATCCCCGTCGAGTACAAGGGCGCCCAGATCCCGGCTCCGGACCAGCGGAGGTCGTACTCGTGA
- a CDS encoding NADH-quinone oxidoreductase subunit B family protein: MGLEEKLPSGFLLTTVEQAAGWVRKASVFPATFGLACCAIEMMTTGAGRYDLARFGMEVFRGSPRQADLMIVAGRVSQKMAPVLRQVYDQMPNPKWVISMGVCASSGGMFNNYAIVQGVDHIVPVDIYLPGCPPRPEMLMDAILKLHQKIQTSKLGVNAKEAAREAEEAALKALPTIEMKGLLR; the protein is encoded by the coding sequence ATGGGACTCGAAGAAAAGCTGCCGAGCGGCTTCCTGCTGACCACCGTCGAGCAGGCCGCGGGCTGGGTGCGCAAGGCGTCCGTCTTCCCCGCCACCTTCGGCCTCGCCTGCTGCGCCATCGAGATGATGACCACCGGCGCCGGCCGCTACGACCTGGCCCGCTTCGGCATGGAGGTCTTCCGCGGCTCACCCCGCCAGGCCGACCTCATGATCGTCGCCGGCCGGGTCAGCCAGAAGATGGCGCCGGTGCTCAGGCAGGTCTACGACCAGATGCCCAATCCCAAGTGGGTGATCTCCATGGGCGTCTGCGCGTCCTCGGGCGGCATGTTCAACAACTACGCGATCGTCCAGGGCGTCGACCACATCGTCCCCGTCGACATCTACCTGCCGGGCTGCCCGCCGCGCCCCGAGATGCTGATGGACGCGATCCTCAAGCTCCACCAGAAGATCCAGACCTCCAAGCTCGGCGTCAACGCGAAGGAAGCGGCCCGGGAGGCGGAGGAGGCGGCGCTCAAGGCCCTGCCCACGATCGAGATGAAGGGGCTGCTGCGGTGA
- a CDS encoding NADH-quinone oxidoreductase subunit A yields MNAYAPILVLGALGAGFAIFSVVMATLIGPKRYNRAKLEAYECGIEPTPTPAGGGRFPIKYYLTAMLFIVFDIEIVFLYPWAVTFDALGVFGLVEMLLFVLTVFVAYAYVWRRGGLEWD; encoded by the coding sequence GTGAACGCCTATGCGCCCATCCTCGTACTGGGAGCCCTCGGGGCAGGCTTTGCGATCTTCTCCGTGGTCATGGCCACGCTGATCGGTCCGAAGCGGTACAACCGCGCCAAGCTCGAAGCCTACGAGTGCGGTATCGAGCCGACCCCCACGCCGGCCGGGGGCGGGCGTTTCCCGATCAAGTACTACCTGACGGCGATGCTCTTCATCGTCTTCGACATCGAGATCGTCTTCCTCTACCCGTGGGCCGTCACCTTCGACGCCCTGGGTGTTTTCGGGCTCGTGGAGATGCTGCTCTTCGTGCTCACCGTCTTCGTCGCCTACGCATACGTCTGGCGACGCGGCGGCCTGGAATGGGACTGA
- a CDS encoding C40 family peptidase: MSHTAHIRSHRKSRRSATTSIAVRAGVASGVLGMAAAGAASASAAEPVTQTLELPTLTADLATQVAQSADATQQAAANYTLQAERDAAAANAAKQAKADLAEAKQKAEAKKKKAEEARKAAAERAASRSAERTTLSVSTGSSASTSTSTATGSAAAVVAFVKAQIGDAYVSGGTGPNSWDCSGLVQAAFKSVGVSLPRVSQDQSTQGTQVSLSNLQPGDILYWGSAGSAYHVAVYVGDGMFVGAQNPSSGVGEHPLSYDPPTGAVRVL; encoded by the coding sequence ATGTCCCACACCGCTCACATACGCAGCCACCGGAAATCCCGCCGCAGCGCGACGACAAGCATCGCCGTGCGCGCCGGAGTTGCCAGTGGCGTCCTCGGCATGGCAGCGGCGGGCGCGGCCTCGGCGAGTGCCGCCGAACCCGTGACGCAGACGCTCGAACTGCCCACCCTGACGGCCGATCTGGCCACCCAGGTGGCCCAGTCCGCCGACGCCACGCAGCAGGCCGCGGCGAACTACACCCTCCAGGCCGAGCGCGACGCGGCCGCCGCAAATGCCGCGAAGCAGGCCAAGGCGGACCTCGCCGAGGCGAAGCAGAAGGCCGAGGCCAAGAAGAAGAAGGCCGAGGAGGCCCGCAAGGCCGCCGCTGAGCGCGCCGCCTCGCGCAGCGCCGAGCGGACCACGCTCAGTGTCTCCACGGGCTCCAGCGCCTCCACGAGCACGTCCACGGCGACCGGTTCGGCGGCCGCGGTGGTCGCCTTCGTGAAGGCACAGATCGGCGACGCGTACGTCTCCGGCGGCACGGGCCCCAACTCGTGGGACTGCTCTGGCCTCGTCCAGGCCGCCTTCAAGTCGGTCGGCGTCAGCCTGCCGCGCGTCTCCCAGGACCAGTCGACGCAGGGCACCCAGGTCTCGCTGAGCAACCTCCAGCCCGGCGACATCCTCTATTGGGGCAGCGCCGGCAGCGCGTACCACGTGGCGGTGTACGTGGGCGACGGCATGTTCGTGGGCGCGCAGAACCCCTCCAGCGGCGTCGGTGAGCACCCGCTGTCGTACGACCCGCCGACCGGCGCGGTGCGGGTGCTCTGA
- the def gene encoding peptide deformylase: MPRVFVQGDPMDHYPRHAPEARRGSVRRITETGEDVLHKPCRDVTEFGPDLAALIDDMFRTMYIAEGAGLAANQVGVDLRLFVYDCPDDDGVRHVGHIVNPVLEAPDPSERRLIDEGEGCLSVPGAMMDVPRPDRAIVHGQDKDGNPLTIEGTGYFARCLAHETDHVNGRVYLDRLTGRERKEALRQMADRREDVYARRAANIEAIGS, translated from the coding sequence ATGCCACGCGTCTTCGTCCAGGGCGATCCCATGGACCACTACCCCCGGCACGCCCCCGAGGCCCGGCGCGGTTCGGTGCGCCGGATCACCGAGACCGGTGAGGACGTCCTGCACAAGCCGTGCCGGGACGTCACCGAGTTCGGCCCCGACCTCGCCGCGCTCATCGACGACATGTTCCGCACCATGTACATCGCCGAGGGAGCCGGCCTCGCGGCGAACCAAGTCGGGGTCGACCTGCGGCTGTTCGTGTACGACTGCCCCGACGACGACGGTGTCCGACATGTCGGGCACATCGTCAACCCCGTCCTCGAGGCACCGGACCCGAGCGAGCGGCGACTGATCGACGAGGGCGAGGGGTGCCTGTCGGTGCCGGGGGCGATGATGGACGTACCGCGGCCGGACCGGGCGATCGTGCACGGGCAGGACAAGGACGGCAATCCGCTCACCATCGAGGGAACAGGATATTTCGCCCGCTGCCTGGCGCACGAGACCGACCATGTGAACGGACGCGTGTATCTCGACCGGTTGACCGGGCGGGAGCGGAAGGAAGCGCTGCGGCAGATGGCGGACCGGCGGGAGGACGTCTACGCCCGCCGGGCCGCCAACATCGAGGCGATCGGCTCCTAG
- a CDS encoding geranylgeranyl reductase family protein: MSSAGRHADFEPWGAPAVTEPLSENTADVIVVGAGPAGSTTAYHLAKSGLDVLLLEKTEFPREKVCGDGLTPRAVKQLVAMGIDISEEAGWLRNKGLRIIGGGTRLQLDWPDLASFPDYGLVRKRDDFDEQLARQAQKAGARLYERCNVGAPIVDDRTGRITGVHAKLGEEKREVTFHAPLVVAADGNSTRLSLAMGLHRREDRPMGVAVRTYFTSPRHEDDYLESWLELWDRRGPQDRLLPGYGWIFGMGDGTSNVGLGVLNTSDAFKELDWREVLKAWCASMPEDWGYTPENMTGPIRGAALPMAFNRQPHYTRGLLLVGDAGGLVNPFNGEGIAYAMESGQIAADVIVQAHARSTPSGRELALQRYPRVLKDTYGGYYTLGRAFVKLIGNPKVMQIAAQRGLTHPLLMKFTLKLLANLTDPTGGDAMDRIINGLSKAAPKA; encoded by the coding sequence ATGTCCAGTGCCGGTCGGCACGCAGATTTCGAGCCTTGGGGAGCCCCCGCCGTGACCGAGCCCCTCTCCGAAAACACCGCCGATGTCATCGTCGTCGGCGCGGGGCCAGCCGGCTCCACGACGGCCTACCACCTCGCCAAGTCCGGCCTTGACGTACTCCTGCTGGAGAAGACCGAGTTCCCGCGCGAGAAGGTGTGCGGCGACGGACTCACCCCGCGCGCGGTGAAACAGCTGGTCGCCATGGGCATCGACATCTCCGAGGAGGCCGGCTGGCTGCGCAACAAGGGCCTGCGCATCATCGGCGGCGGCACCCGCCTCCAGCTCGACTGGCCGGATCTCGCCTCCTTCCCCGACTACGGCCTGGTCCGCAAACGCGACGACTTCGACGAACAGCTCGCCCGCCAGGCGCAGAAGGCGGGCGCCCGCCTCTACGAGCGCTGCAACGTCGGCGCCCCGATCGTCGACGACCGCACCGGCCGGATCACCGGCGTGCACGCCAAGCTCGGCGAGGAGAAGCGCGAAGTCACCTTCCACGCCCCGCTCGTCGTGGCCGCCGACGGCAACTCCACCCGGCTCTCCCTCGCGATGGGCCTGCACCGCCGCGAGGACCGCCCGATGGGCGTGGCCGTCCGGACCTATTTCACCTCCCCCCGTCACGAGGACGACTACCTGGAGTCGTGGCTGGAACTCTGGGACCGCCGCGGCCCCCAGGACCGCCTCCTTCCCGGCTACGGCTGGATCTTCGGCATGGGCGACGGCACCTCCAACGTGGGTCTCGGCGTCCTGAACACCTCCGACGCCTTCAAGGAACTGGACTGGCGCGAGGTCCTCAAGGCCTGGTGCGCGTCCATGCCCGAGGACTGGGGCTACACCCCCGAGAACATGACCGGCCCGATCCGCGGCGCCGCCCTCCCCATGGCCTTCAACCGCCAGCCCCACTACACCCGCGGTCTCCTCCTCGTCGGTGACGCCGGCGGCCTGGTGAACCCCTTCAACGGCGAGGGCATCGCCTACGCCATGGAGTCCGGCCAGATCGCCGCCGACGTCATCGTCCAGGCCCACGCGCGGTCCACGCCCAGCGGGCGCGAGCTGGCCCTGCAGCGCTACCCGCGCGTCCTCAAGGACACCTACGGCGGCTACTACACGCTGGGCCGCGCCTTCGTGAAGCTCATCGGCAACCCGAAGGTCATGCAGATCGCCGCCCAGCGCGGCCTGACCCACCCGCTGCTGATGAAGTTCACCCTGAAGCTCCTTGCGAACCTCACCGACCCGACCGGCGGCGACGCGATGGACCGCATCATCAACGGCCTGAGCAAGGCGGCCCCGAAGGCCTGA
- a CDS encoding GNAT family N-acetyltransferase — protein sequence MNRALPAVRLRVPTHEDAFAWHRVFDDPEVMEFHGGRAAELSVYEELTARQRRHDAELGFCLWTMTDEAGQVIGFTGAQPWAPDWGPRGEIEIGWRLGRAHWGKGYVTAAAHMTLGRLRAAGVPAVVAMVRPGNERSVAVTRRLGMELRETFPHPRLPEEALCFRLDLRGDRSVDYAE from the coding sequence GTGAACCGAGCTCTCCCCGCGGTACGGCTGCGTGTACCCACGCACGAGGACGCGTTCGCCTGGCACCGGGTCTTCGACGACCCCGAGGTCATGGAGTTCCACGGCGGCAGGGCCGCCGAGCTGTCCGTCTACGAGGAGCTCACCGCCCGCCAACGCCGGCACGACGCGGAGCTCGGCTTCTGCCTGTGGACGATGACCGACGAGGCCGGGCAGGTCATCGGGTTCACCGGCGCCCAGCCGTGGGCGCCGGACTGGGGGCCCAGGGGTGAGATCGAGATCGGCTGGCGGCTCGGGCGGGCCCACTGGGGCAAGGGGTACGTGACGGCGGCGGCGCACATGACGCTGGGGCGGCTGCGGGCGGCGGGCGTGCCGGCGGTGGTCGCGATGGTGCGGCCGGGCAACGAGCGGTCCGTCGCGGTGACCCGGCGCCTCGGGATGGAACTGCGGGAGACGTTCCCGCACCCGCGTCTGCCGGAGGAGGCGCTCTGCTTCCGGCTCGACCTGCGCGGCGACAGGTCAGTCGATTACGCAGAGTAG
- a CDS encoding PASTA domain-containing protein, producing MRVPRLVGLMAVDARETARSRGLFLNAPDRPDFHLTVVDYVVRQFPQPGAEVPRDSMVYVWFDFGDGEGGGGVREPRIPRPPRGGLQRELDQPGDNTFEVSSL from the coding sequence GTGCGCGTGCCACGGCTGGTCGGGCTGATGGCCGTGGACGCGCGCGAGACCGCCCGGTCGCGGGGTCTGTTCCTCAACGCGCCGGACCGGCCCGACTTCCATCTCACGGTCGTCGACTACGTCGTGCGCCAGTTCCCGCAGCCCGGTGCCGAGGTGCCGCGGGACTCGATGGTGTACGTGTGGTTCGACTTCGGTGACGGGGAGGGCGGCGGGGGCGTGCGCGAGCCACGCATCCCACGGCCGCCCAGGGGCGGACTGCAACGGGAGCTGGACCAGCCCGGGGACAACACGTTCGAGGTGAGCAGCCTGTGA
- a CDS encoding demethylmenaquinone methyltransferase translates to MTRASLNKQPHEVASMFDDVAERYDLTNDVLSLGQDRQWRKEVARAVDARPAQKILDLAAGTGTSSQPFVRAGAYVVPCDFSLGMLQVGKRRNAWMPFTAGDATRLPFGDDTFDAVTISFGLRNVQDTDAALREMYRVTRPGGRVVICEFSHPTWAPFRTVYTEYLMRALPPVARAVSSNPDAYVYLAESIRAWPDQPALAGRLRAAGWSKVAWRNLTGGIVALHRGFKEA, encoded by the coding sequence GTGACCCGCGCTTCCCTGAACAAGCAGCCGCACGAAGTCGCCTCGATGTTCGACGACGTGGCGGAACGGTACGACCTGACCAACGACGTCCTGTCGCTCGGCCAGGACCGGCAGTGGCGGAAGGAGGTCGCCAGGGCGGTTGACGCGCGCCCCGCGCAGAAGATCCTGGACCTGGCGGCCGGCACGGGTACCTCCTCCCAGCCGTTCGTCAGGGCCGGCGCCTACGTCGTGCCCTGCGACTTCTCCCTGGGCATGCTCCAGGTCGGCAAGCGGCGCAACGCCTGGATGCCCTTCACCGCCGGGGACGCCACCCGGCTGCCGTTCGGGGACGACACCTTCGACGCCGTGACGATCTCCTTCGGCCTGCGCAACGTCCAGGACACCGACGCGGCCCTGCGCGAGATGTACCGGGTGACGCGGCCCGGCGGGCGGGTCGTGATCTGCGAGTTCTCGCACCCGACCTGGGCGCCCTTCCGGACCGTCTACACCGAGTACCTCATGCGCGCCCTGCCGCCGGTCGCCCGCGCCGTCTCCTCCAACCCGGACGCCTACGTCTACCTCGCCGAGTCCATCCGCGCCTGGCCCGACCAGCCCGCGCTGGCCGGCCGGCTGCGCGCGGCGGGCTGGTCGAAGGTGGCCTGGCGCAACCTCACCGGCGGGATCGTCGCCCTGCACCGGGGCTTCAAGGAGGCCTGA